A window of Helicobacter pylori genomic DNA:
TATTTGGCATGGTTTTTGATGATTTCATAACCAATAAAGGGGGCAAATTCCATGCTTTTAATTGGGGTTTTTTGGTGCGCTCCTTTAGTGGCGTTTTCTAATTTCAAGCCCTCTTGCATAGCGTTTTCCATCTCTCTTGTTACAAAACCTTGAATTTTAATCAGATACTCTCTTTCCAAATTCGCATGCATCAAAGCGCTCACCACCGCCTTACTATCGCTTAATAATAACACCCCTTCACTCGCAAAATCCAAACGGCCCACCGGTGCAAAATGCGCATATTTTTTTTCCAAGCTTTCATAAATCACGCGCCGCTTTAAAGGATCGTTTTTGCTCACCAACTCGCCCTTTGGCTTGTGATAGACCAGCACGCTGAATTTTTTATTCTTTAAGGGCTTAATGAGCCGTTTATCCAAAAACACCTTGTCGTTTTCTTTAACCACGCTAGCGAGTTTGGCATGCTCATGGTTGATTTTCACGCGCCCCTCTAAAACCAATTTTTCAGCCTCTCTTCTTGAGTGTTTGGTGTAATGGGCTAAAAACTGGTTGATCCTCAAGCTAAATCCCTCCACTCCAACTCTTTAAAATCGTCCTTAATCTTTTCATTGACCAATAGAGCGCTTTGGATTTTGCATTGCTTGCCCTTATCTTTGATGATCAAATACAAGGGGCGTTTGCCCTGGTGTTTTAAAGCGCTCTCTTTGATTTGTCTTAAAAACTCTTTTTTCACGTCGTTTTCTAACACGATCGCCAAAGAGCAAGAACTAGAAGCGAGCATTTCCATGGGGGGGATTTCGCGCACATCTTCTTTTTGCTTGTTAGGGTCTTTATAGCGGGCTTTAGGGATTTTAACCTCTCTAGCGCTTTCTAGATCCAAGATTTCAAAAAGCCTTAATCGCGCCACCTCTTCTTGCTCTTCAATCTTGCATTTAAACACTAAAGGCTTGTTAATATCCAACTCTTCTAAAGCGTTTAATTGCTTTTCAAAGAGCATGAGTTCAAACTTGCCGTATCTGTCCAAAATGTCCGCTGTGCCATAAGGCTTACCGCTTCGTTTGCCAATTTTCTTTTTAACTTCCATGATTTTACCCAGCAAGTAAGCTTGCGAGCCGATTTCCAACTCTTCAATGTCAATGCTTTTGACTAAATTTTTAAAGCCCTTAACCTCTTCTTTAAACTCATCTAAAGGGTTGCCTGAAACATGGATACCTAGAGTTTCATACTCGTATTCTAAAAGCACCTTAGCGTCATGTTCGCCCAAATCAACCATATCCAAAACGACCTGCTCTCTTGTTTCGCTTTCCATGGCCCCAAAAAGAGAATTGCCCCCTTGCATCATTTCATTAGCCTTGTCTTTAGTGCGCCCTGCATCACAAATCAAATCCAAGTTAGCGAGCATGGTTTTTCGGGTGTAGCCCAGATTGTCCAAACTCCCAGATTTCACTAATGGCTCTAAAGATTTTTTAGTGAGTTTGGAAAAATCCACTCGTGAAATAAAATCTTCTAAATTCTTATAATCCCCTCTAGTCCTTTCTTCAATGATGTTTTTAATCGGCTCGCTCCCCACCCCTTTAATCGCGCCCAAACCGAACACGATTTTCTTTTCTAGTTCGCCCTTTTGATTTTTAAACTCCGCCACGCTGAAATCTTGCATAGAAGAATTAATGTGCGGAGGCATCACTTCAATTTCTAAAGCCCTAACCTCATCAATATAGCGCGCCACGGATTCAATTTTATTGGATTCGCTAGTGAGCATCGCTGCCATGAACTCATGCTTGTAGTAAGTTTTTAAATACGCTGTTTGGAAAGTGATCATCGCATAGGCGGCGGAATGGGATTTGTTGAAACCATAGCCGGCAAATTTAACGATCAAATCCCACAAATTAGCCGCTTTTTGACCATCATGCCCTAAATTTTTAGCCCCTTCTACGAATTTAGCCTTATTGTCCGCCATGATTTGAGCGTCTTTTT
This region includes:
- a CDS encoding pseudouridine synthase, which encodes MEGFSLRINQFLAHYTKHSRREAEKLVLEGRVKINHEHAKLASVVKENDKVFLDKRLIKPLKNKKFSVLVYHKPKGELVSKNDPLKRRVIYESLEKKYAHFAPVGRLDFASEGVLLLSDSKAVVSALMHANLEREYLIKIQGFVTREMENAMQEGLKLENATKGAHQKTPIKSMEFAPFIGYEIIKNHAKYSKLRVIINEGKNRELRRFFAFFNAGVLDLRRVRYGFVNLNALPVGKMRFLNRQEYNELHAFMANVKGD